The following are encoded in a window of Carya illinoinensis cultivar Pawnee chromosome 15, C.illinoinensisPawnee_v1, whole genome shotgun sequence genomic DNA:
- the LOC122296982 gene encoding disease resistance protein Roq1-like — translation MGPKKKAKTTIPHLRRQSTRLQAVHSETQSDRVAHSLPSVDEPLLSVNRMVESSPSIDCPSQPSLSSQQETQPSTSSQMGGQLSTHMEMSRETEPCTSVPIAPSSKAENVDSCSDIGDRFVVVVDSNGDRVKRPLHSIPNIWHLPEGERIEIELNLLGQPIKKQDSKVVRFGGPIARSNKLVPIIYKDWRSVPKTVKEEALGLINKHRNESKFIEKIVQDVSRMANDHLYLYVAEHPVGLKPHVENVKWRLSVGTKDIRMMGIFGVGGIGKTTLAKAMYNSIAFEFEASCFLLIDSDTWNQVNRLVHLQKTLLSKILENCRSLKVDNIDTGKYMIERRLHSKRVLLILDGVDHLDRLKNLVGARNWFGEGSRIIITTRNQHLLTAHGVDSTYEMTGLNQDDAFQLFCWHAFKSEKPVDGYGEFVEQIINYAGSLSLVLIVLGSDLYGRTKKEWESALDQYRQIPHQDIQKLLKTSYDRLSENEKNEKCLISASNGELQMHDLLRDMGREVVRQESPKNPGECSRLFFHKDVRKVLEDDIGTYRVEAAIVAYFPNGADIIHLSPKAFKNMKRLRVFGCWNAHFSGEPNCLPNSISVLDWPNYPLQSMPSEFHGDELFILCMPGSRIQEIQKFKNLMVMNFGGCDFLTKFSNISSCPNLKEIDLCSCENLVEVHDSVGLILDKLVKLRLRGCFNLKSFPRRLKLRSLELLDLCHCSSLQNFPEIECEMEHLKDVCLSGTAIEELPSSTRYLTRLLTLFLSCSENLKRLPSSIHQLRSLGQSFLNDCPNIISFGMEEEEVHNGQPTPYVVSTSWKNEASLGVELFPLPPPTKSTNSLNLILSDSGLSKSNFFGPFHFFPNLSYLNLSGSDIVSIPSSIKRYVGLWQLVLNDCKQLQEIKEFPPNLKMAKARGCISLESLPEISKEFNFPWLRWIDLARCYKVNMGNWISNPAWNGAAMIFPGNKIPDWFSHCKEITSNSHRCEFDIKVAPPYNLDDIIGIAFYNSMIFKRYGIHLLYKQHDEQNAKDHENVDVHLDAPIEDIGNLANPVDHGSQLCKRHHVDLDDDEDDHNIAPNLYTQQRKPASTLDIKLRFVLDIDRDG, via the exons atgggtccaaaaaagaaggcaaagactACCATACCACACTTGCGAAGACAATCTACAAGACTACAAGCTGTCCATAGTGAGACACAATCTGATAGGGTGGCCCATTCATTACCCTCTGTCGATGAGCCACTCCTTTCCGTTAATAGGATGGTGGAGTCATCACCTTCTATAGATTGTCCTTCACAgccatcattatcttcacaacAAGAGACCCAACCTTCTACATCTAGCCAAATGGGAGGACAACTATCCACACATATGGAGATGAGCAGAGAGACCGAGCCATGCACATCTGTACCAATAGCACCTAGTTCAAAAGCAGAAAATGTCGACTCGTGTTCCGACATTGGAGATCGCTTTGTCGTCGTCGTAg ATAGTAATGGTGATCGAGTAAAGAGACCATTGCACTCGATTCCTAACATTTGGCATCTTCCAGAAGGGGAGCGAATTGAAATAGAGCTCAATCTTCTTGGTCAACCTATAAAAAAGCAAGACTCAAAGGTGGTAAGGTTTGGTGGTCCGATAGCGAGAAGTAATAAGTTGGTTCcaataatttacaaagattggaGGTCGGTGCCTAAAACCGTGAAGGAGGAAGCGTTGGGTCTTAtaaat AAACACAGGAATGAATCAAAATTCATTGAAAAGATCGTTCAAGACGTCTCAAGAATGGCAAATgatcatttatatttatatgttgcTGAGCATCCCGTTGGATTAAAACctcatgtagaaaatgtcaaatggCGTTTAAGTGTTGGAACGAAAGACATACGAATGATGGGAATTTTTGGAGTTGGGGGAATTGGAAAGACAACTCTGGCCAAAGCAATGTATAACTCAATTGCTTTTGAATTTGAAGCTAGTTGTTTTCTTCTAATTGATAGCGACACTTGGAATCAAGTGAATCGTTTGGTCCACTTGCAAAAGACACTTCTTTCTAAGATTTTAGAAAACTGTAGAAGTTTAAAGGTTGACAATATTGATACGGGAAAATATATGATAGAGCGTAGGCTTCACTCTAAGAGAGTTCTTCTAATTCTTGATGGTGTAGACCACTTGGATCGATTAAAAAATTTAGTAGGAGCTCGCAATTGgtttggtgaaggaagtagaaTCATCATCACAACAAGAAATCAACACTTGTTGACTGCTCATGGAGTTGATTCAACATATGAGATGACAGGATTGAATCAAGATGATGCTTTTCAACTATTTTGTTGGCATGCTTTCAAAAGTGAGAAACCGGTTGACGGTTATGGAGAGTTTGTAGAACAGATCATAAATTATGCTGGGAGCCTTTCACTAGTTTTAATAGTGCTCGGCTCGGATTTATATGGCAGAACTAAAAAAGAGTGGGAAAGTGCATTGGATCAGTACAGACAAATCCCTCACCAAGATAttcaaaaattacttaaaacaaGTTATGATAGATtaagtgaaaatgaaaagaac GAGAAGTGTCTTATTTCGGCGTCCAACGGAGAATTACAAATGCATGACTTGTTACGAGATATGGGTAGAGAAGTTGTTCGACAAGAATCGCCCAAAAATCCAGGAGAATGTAGCAGATTATTCTTTCATAAAGATGTTCGCAAAGTACTGGAGGATGATATA GGAACATATAGAGTTGAAGCTGCAATTGTTGCATATTTTCCTAATGGTGCTGATATCATCCACTTGAGTCCCAAGGCCTTCAAGAATATGAAAAGACTCAGAGTATTTGGATGTTGGAATGCACACTTTTCTGGCGAACCTAATTGTCTACCTAATTCAATAAGTGTGCTTGATTGGCCTAACTATCCTTTACAATCTATGCCATCTGAATTTCATGGAGACGAACTCTTTATCCTATGCATGCCCGGTAGTCGCATCCAGGAGATACAAAAATTTAAG AATCTCATGGTTATGAATTTCGGTGGttgtgatttcttaacaaaattcTCGAATATTTCAAGTTGcccaaatttgaaggaaatagATCTTTGTTCTTGTGAAAATCTAGTTGAAGTTCATGATTCTGTTGGATTAATCCTTGATAAGCTTGTGAAATTGAGACTTCGTGGATGTTTCAATCTAAAGAGCTTTCCAAGGAGACTCAAATTGAGATCTCTGGAACTCCTTGATCTTTGTCATTGCTCAAGCCTTCAAAACTTTCCTGAAATAGAATGTGAAATGGAACATTTAAAAGATGTCTGCTTATCGGGCACCGCAATAGAAGAATTGCCTTCATCCACTAGGTACCTCACTAGGCTTTTAACACTATTCCTAAGTTGCTCCGAAAACCTGAAGCGTCTACCAAGTAGCATTCATCAGTTGAGATCTCTAGGTCAAAGTTTTCTCAACGATTGTCcaaatattataagttttgggatggaggaggaggaggtgcaTAATGGACAACCCACGCCCTATGTAGTGTCTACAAGCTGGAAAAATGAAGCTTCTTTGGGTGTAGAATTATTCCCATTGCCGCCTCCAACAAAATCAACCAATTCTCTTAACTTGATTCTTTCGGACTCTGGCCTATCAAAATCGAATTTCTTTGGgccatttcatttctttcccaATCTGTCTTATTTAAATCTATCAGGCAGTGATATCGTAAGCATTCCTTCAAGCATCAAAAGATATGTTGGATTGTGGCAGCTTGTATTGAATGATTGCAAGCAACTTCAAGAAATTAAAGAGTTTCCACCGAATCTAAAAATGGCAAAAGCTAGGGGATGCATATCACTGGAAAGTTTACCAGAAATATCAAAAGAATTCAATTTCCCATGGCTACGATGGATTGACCTGGCCAGATGCTATAAAGTCAATATGGGAAATTGGATATCAAATCCTGCATGGAATGGA GCTGCCATGATATTTCCCGGAAATAAGATTCCAGATTGGTTCAGCCATTGCAAGGAGATCACTTCAAATAGTCATCGGTGTGAATTTGATATTAAAGTGGCCCCACCATATAATTTGGATGACATCATAGGAATTGCTTTTT ATAATTCAATGATCTTCAAACGTTACGGAATTCATCTGTTATACAAACAACATGATGAACAGAATGCAAAAGATCATGAAAATGTTGATGTCCATTTGGATGCACCCATTGAAGATATTGGAAATTTAGCAAATCCAGTGGATCATGGAAGTCAACTTTGTAAGAGGCATCATGTTGATCTTGACGACGACGAAGATGATCACAACATTGCACCTAACTTGTACACACAACAAAGGAAGCCTGCTTCAACCTTGGACATCAAACTTAGATTCGTCTTAGACATAGATAGGGATGGTTGA